The Orcinus orca chromosome 20, mOrcOrc1.1, whole genome shotgun sequence region CTTACTGTGGACCCAGGAGTCCAggcctcaactccattctcttcCTAAGATCCAGAAGCAGAAGCCCCTgtcccccccccttttttgttttttacttaatgggtttatatttaatatagtaCTTCTCACCATGGAGATGTTACCcgttaatataaaaatttttttgtttttgttaaacattaaatctcttctccatttcaatgtcaatataaagtatttttttacattaaatcttttctccatttcaacGTTAGGTACAACGAAtacattttctaaactttttccCCCACCAAGAgataagttttaatttttgaccAACTGTATTTAATATCTACGTACAATATTAACTTGGGAGATAACGAAacaaaaatccattaaaaatatggagagttaaaataaataaataaataaaataataataataaactgtcgtgaaaatcaaatggaaaaaaaaaatatatggagaaAAGACTCCTCAGTGTTGCAGAAGGCAGTGATTATAACTAAACAGTGGCAGTTTCCTAGGATTCTGGGCAAgagttttcttcttcctattgAGAATTCTTAAACTATGAAATATTACTTTTGCAAAGTTCAGCCTTCTCACTTCTTTGACCTTCTTTCTAACTAGCAAATGCAAATTGCAGATGGCATTTTTCAGTGCATTATTTGTTGTGAAGAAAacgttttgttttccatttaatataGTATACCAATTTGTTCCTATTTATAGGGAAACCAAGACTATGAAACTACCCTATTTACTGTTTCTTGGGAACTTTCAGACACCAAAACTCAGTTCTGAACCTCAACAGCACAAAGGTTTTCAGGACAAGGTTTGATTCAGGAGGTCCTTCAAAGTCACATCTGTCCATTTCTCCTTCGTGCATATACCCCCAAACAAGCATAAATGCCTGTAATACTGAGAACGAGAGCGATTGCAACTCTGGCTTCTACTGCTTCAACAACAGGCAGCaccaaaagcaatgaaaagaggACTGGGAACAATTGTGTTGAAACTAAGATCATGATGTTGAGATCTTGAGGTGACTGGTTCTTAAAGGCTGAAGGTTTCAAAGAAAGCGGTATTTGTTTAATTCTATCAGTTCAGGATGCTGAGGCTTAAGAGGTTCCACGTGACAGCGCCTTCAAGTTAGCAGCCATTACAGGAATCCCCCTGCCCGGAGTCAGGAGTCTGGGACCCCAGCACCTTACTCCGTCGGAACCAATGAGTCCCAACTTTCATCCATCCCCAAACCTGGGTCCCCGTCATCCTCTTCTGTAATGGAAGCAAGAGTTCAGACCGAAGCCCAGATCGGGGTCCCAGATCTGGGACCCAGATCACTCCCCTTTAAAGGACGCAAGAGTCTAGCCCTACACCCCTTTCCGCAAAGATCCAGGCGTCAGGGCCCGGGTATCTCTCCGGATTTAAAGGACCCAGGAGTTCCACCCCTACCGCCACCCAGGATCCAGTAATCTCGCTCCCCGGTCCAGCCACTGCGAACCTGACGTAGGAGGATGGGGGCTCCAGACTCGCTGTATTGACTGAGCTGCCGCCCAGCGACCCTCAGTGCAGACCCCGCCATAGCGCCCGAGGCTGGAGACGGAGCGGTGCCAGCGGAAACCGAGCgcacccaaagctgaaccccggaggggcggggcgggggcatgGGCGGGGCCCGCCTTAAAGGGGCCACAAGTGCCTGGGGCCGAGGGAGGGGCGGAGCGGAGCGGAACCAGGCTGAGGACCCATGGGGAGACTTTAGAGACGGAGAAGACAGGAAGACCCAGAGGAACAAAGAacaatcacctcacaccagtcagaatggtcatcatccagaggtctacaaacaatgctggagagagtgtggagaaaagggaaccctcctaaaggctggtgggaatgtaaactggtacagtcactatggagaacagcatggaggttcctttaaaaactaaaagtagggcttccctggtggcgcagtggttgagagtccgcctgccgatgcaggggacacgggttcgtgccctggtctgggaggatcccacatgccgcggagcggctgggcccgtgggccatggccgcagagcctgcgcgtccggagcctgtgctccgcaacgggag contains the following coding sequences:
- the LOC117201802 gene encoding small integral membrane protein 30-like, whose product is MILVSTQLFPVLFSLLLVLPVVEAVEARVAIALVLSITGIYACLGVYARRRNGQM